The Lactuca sativa cultivar Salinas chromosome 2, Lsat_Salinas_v11, whole genome shotgun sequence genome includes a window with the following:
- the LOC111889536 gene encoding uncharacterized protein LOC111889536 yields MSILNFYSLRDLHNSANDLLHSPNFKRALSYHQQNQTSVQKVSESSLKMLDSCGRTKEILFLVKTHIQELQSTFRKITLGETSSAENKFSAYHVHRKDLKKQMLNRLKSLKMTKNKTTSNDYDDNSIVVVANVLGEVRETIISLVESLMLLMSMPSPNPNPKTRKSMHSNGLIAAKAKFMRVNSLTPWEKCEVHAVRRAIERLEAVESAVEDLEVELESIFKRLIRTRVLLLNILSN; encoded by the coding sequence ATGTCAATCTTGAATTTCTATTCTCTAAGAGACTTGCACAATTCCGCAAATGATTTGCTCCATTCACCAAACTTCAAACGTGCTCTTTCCTACCACCAACAAAACCAAACGTCTGTTCAAAAAGTCTCTGAATCGTCCTTAAAGATGTTAGATTCTTGTGGGAGAACAAAAGAAATACTCTTTCTTGTCAAAACTCACATCCAAGAGCTCCAATCCACGTTTCGCAAAATCACCCTTGGTGAAACATCTTCTGCTGAAAATAAATTTTCAGCTTATCATGTTCATCGAAAGGATTTGAAGAAACAGATGTTAAACAGGCTAAAGTCTCTAAAAATGACGAAGAACAAGACGACAAGCAATGATTATGATGACAATAGCATAGTTGTTGTAGCAAATGTGCTTGGTGAAGTTAGGGAAACAATCATTTCGCTTGTGGAGTCGCTTATGCTACTTATGTCGATGCCCAgtcctaaccctaaccctaagacaAGAAAATCTATGCATTCTAATGGGCTTATTGCGGCCAAGGCTAAGTTTATGAGGGTGAATAGTTTGACCCCATGGGAAAAATGCGAAGTTCATGCAGTTCGACGAGCGATAGAGAGGTTGGAGGCTGTGGAGAGTGCTGTGGAAGACTTGGAGGTTGAACTGGAGTCTATCTTCAAGAGGTTGATAAGAACTAGGGTTTTGCTACTCAACATACTCTCAAATTAG